Genomic segment of Notolabrus celidotus isolate fNotCel1 chromosome 1, fNotCel1.pri, whole genome shotgun sequence:
ccaaacAGAGATTATGTAAGATAATGCTGTATGAAGAATGCTGTATTTGCTCATGTTACAGTTTGCATATGCTGCCTTGTTTCAAGGTAAAAtttagcacatttttaaaaagaagcctTTCTTCTGGAAAGggattttcattatttttttgtgtatgcCATGTATGcatatgttttatttgtcatgttttattttattcatccaaAGTGGATTGAAATTTGTTTTGGAGTTTTTTTGGAtttcaagaaaataaatatgtgaaGATTTACTCGTTTTCATATCGTCTTATTCACACCATCATCAAAACTCTtagaattaaagctcctgtgaggaactttctgttccTGTCCTGATTTTCCTGATTTTAACTTCCTTGTGGACAAATGAGCCTTTGctaattttgtcctgtacatgtctGATGAGTGTTTCATGACAGAAGAactcatcctgctctcttttagCAGCTGCATGTATCACTCATCAAGTGTCTCTGCTGATGAACATGTGAAAAAGGCAGATCCAGGACCATGCAGTCTATGTCTTGGTCCGACACCTTGTCCTCTACAAGGGTTTTAGActttaaaaataactgtatTGAAAAAGTTGCTCCTTTTGTTGATGcacttttgtagttttttaggtcataaagagacgtcagtatcaatttcagtctgtttcatgaccagctTAAGACTCCTCTCAAGGGCTTTAACAAATCCTGAGAAGTAATCGTATCTTGTCCTGGCCGGtcacaaattaaagttaaaaaacttAACACAAAGACTCAATAACCAAAAGAAAATCCTCTAATTCTAGGTATTAGGTATGCATGTGATCCCTCTTCTTGTCCTCTAGATCTCAAGCTAGTTTAAAGAGACGCTGCGGACTTACACATTGTATTGAGCTGCAGTCTTAATAATGTATCTGTACTGTCAAGTGCAGGTGTTTATATGGATAGTTCTCACCatattaacaataaaataaatagctCAGACTCCATCTACTGTTCTACATCAACCCTTGTATTTGCAGCCTGATGCTGACAGACTTAACTCCAGAGGCAGATGTTAGACTTAAACAATGCAAACACATCCTCCTGTCAGTGTCAATGAGAAACTCCCGCTTCACACACCCAGCTCCCACCCTGCCCCCTCTGccacctttttaacattttaaagttatgCAGAGCGTGACATAGAGAGGCCGTGACCTTGAGGTTATTACTCTGTGATATGAACGAGAGGCTGACATGTTAGACAGCTTTCACTAACATTGTGGGAAGACTGGATAAGGCAGCGTCTTTGTGATAAAAGTGTTCATTTTAAACTCAGTATACTGTAGATAAAGACCTGAGGAGTCTATTCAGGAGGTCAGACACAATATAACTACACTTATATCTCTTTCCAGCAATGCAAGCCCACATTTCACATCAATATAAGACTCTGTAGGCTGAAATCTGTTAGTTTACTGACCTTCATACACTTCAGACATCATACACTTCAGACATCATCTCAAGTTGTCTACTTCAAGTCTAATAAAGACTAGACTCCACTTTTATCTCCATGAACAATTGAAGAGTCTGTCGGCTGCTTGTACTCTTACATTAACTCATTTACTTCCCGTTCTCAGACACATTTGAAACTTCAGGATCTTGCGCTTTTTGCTCAGTATAGTGACAGCATTTTTGTTGCATCGATGACAAACACGAGGAAACCaaagtttttgtttctgttttttctgattgttttatttCGCATCACTTGGCTTGAAGAGATACATTCATGAGATATTTTCCAAACAGAAGCCTTCACAGAAGCAACGAGTGCTGACACTCACAGAGTTACAAAGCAGCACATTTGTCTTTAAGAACATcttcatataaaaaaacaacatctgctgagaatgcagaaaataaaaagacatatCAGAGGACGCTTTAAAAGTCAGAGGATGTGAATATCACATATAAATCTGACACATGCTCGACATGATTAACTGGCTCTCCAAAATGGAGAATAGTACAGACGTCACAGTCAGTAATACTAACATAATGTCAGTATAGCTAACATAATATAAAGTGATTCCCATTGGGAACAGGACTGATTACCTCACAGAGTAAAATCAGATTCACAAAGAGGTCACATCTTTcataataaaagaaagtaataataatctgcagacatcacagaaacacagaatcagcctttaaaaaaagtcataacGGTGAAAAGTTGCACAACATGTGGCCAGAGCATGAGACAGAGTTCAAAAGTCCAACAACTTCATCCTCCAGGAGTCTACCACGGCCTCCAGGGAGCGCTGTTCACTGGACTTTTCTCCTTGCTGATGCTGGTCTGGACTGTggagctgagaggagagaagtCAGCCTCTCTCAGGTTCTTCTCAGAGGAAGACTGCAGCTTGTTGAAGTGGTTCAGCAGTCTCCTCTTGGACTTCATGTTCACCTGCTCCCTGGACAGGAAGTGAGTCGCCTCTTTGACACACCTGGAGTAGccctgattgacagctgctgagtTCACAGTTTGATTCCTCTGCTGCAGTCGTCTCAGGACACAAACTGTCATCTCCAGAATGTCTGCTTTCTCCAGCTTGGAGTCTGGCTGCTGGTTCTGGAACTCTGGACCCAGGAGAGTCTTGAGCTGCTCGATGCTGCTGTTGATTCGCTCTCTGCGTAACTTCTCCACCAGAGGCTTtctgagctgcagaaacaaataCAAAGTCATTAATATACTTATTCTAGAAACAGAGTTAAGTGTTTAAAATGAAGTCCCTTAAATGAAGGGTGAAGCTTGGTGGATCTTGAATTTACCTTGTGAGTCAGAGTGAGGTGCTCCTGAGAGTTGGTCATTGCTGCAGTGATTGTAGGAGCCATGTGTGGATCTGTGTGCTGTAGAGGTCTCTGTCAAGAGAATCTGATCTCTGCTGGCTTCATCCCTCCTATTTATAGTCCCACATCTCCATATGAATGTGTGGGTTTGGGTCTGACTGGAGTTTCTCAcactctcagccaatcagagagcttgTTGAGACAATAATGGATGCAGCCCTGTGAATGCTGTTAATGCCTGGGGGACAATGGTTAGATCTCAGGGGAACAGGTGGAGGACTGGGGGGGTGATGgagacacactcacagagctctgtgtgaATCTGGGAAAGTGGTGACCCTGTAGAGAGAGCAGATCTGCTGTCTGATGCTGGGATCAATGACTTTGACTGAGCACACGCTCATCGTCCCAACACACtttggaaaaacaacaacaacaattaaaagtaattgttttttaaagctgaacATGAATATACTCAAACATGACATTTACCAAATTtggaataaaacagaataaaattattttaagatGCTTTCTTTAAGACCCTGAATCACATGATAACTCTCTGGCTTG
This window contains:
- the LOC117816797 gene encoding transcription factor HES-5-like, which produces MAPTITAAMTNSQEHLTLTHKLRKPLVEKLRRERINSSIEQLKTLLGPEFQNQQPDSKLEKADILEMTVCVLRRLQQRNQTVNSAAVNQGYSRCVKEATHFLSREQVNMKSKRRLLNHFNKLQSSSEKNLREADFSPLSSTVQTSISKEKSPVNSAPWRPW